The genomic stretch AAAAAGTTTCATCATAACCCTCATTATCTGAGTTCTGTAGAGTTGATGACCGAAAAGATTGATGTCTCTACCAACTTAGATCATGTAATAAGTGAAGCTGATTACGTGATTTTTGCGGTTCCATCAGCGTTTCTAAAGAATGCTTTGGAAAGCCTAACCATTGATCTTTCTACCAAAACTGTTTTTAGTGCAATTAAAGGTATTGTGCCTGATGAGAATGTGATCGTAGGTGAGTTCTTCCATCAAAAGTACAATGTGCCAATGGAGAATATAGGGGTAATCACAGGCCCTTGTCATGCGGAGGAAGTTGCACTTGAGAGACTCTCATACCTGACCATAGCGGGATTGGATGATGAAAAAGTGGATACATTGGCCCGCCACATGGAAAGTGATTTCATCAAAACCAAAAAGACAGATGACATCATTGGAACTGAATACGCAGCAGTGCTAAAGAACATATATGCCTTGGCAGCGGGCATTTGCCATGGACTTGGTTATGGAGATAACTTTCAGGCGGTATTGGTAAGTAACGCCATTCGTGAAATGAAAAAGTTTATAAAAGCTGTTTACCCACTAAAGCGCGATATCAATGAGTCTGCTTACTTAGGGGATCTATTGGTAACGGCTTATTCTCAATTCAGTCGTAACCGTATGTTTGGAAACATGATTGGTAAAGGTTACACTATTCGTTCAGCTAAATTGGAACTCAATATGGTTGCCGAGGGTTATTATGCTGCAGCGCTAATTCATGAAGTAGCTAAAGCTAAAGGTGTTAAAATGCCTATTGCGCATGCTGTTTATAAGATTCTTTATAAAGATAAAAATCCCAAAAAAACAATGAGTAAGTTGACGGATAAACTCAATTGATTGGATATCATTCAATCATTGTGACTATTTTTAGCGGTATTTGGTCAATTGCTCATTGATGATGGTGATAACCGTTGATGAGCTTTATTTTTGAGTAAACACCTCAATCAACTTCTGCTTGAACCGCTTAATTGTCATATTATTTTTCATTCTGTGGGGGAATGTAGGGTCGGCTAAGGCAGACACCTTAATGGTGTCTCAAATTCGCGAATATATTTACGTGGATTCTTTTGCTACCTATTCTTCTATGCCGTTGCCCGATAGCTTACATGGGCAGT from Owenweeksia hongkongensis DSM 17368 encodes the following:
- a CDS encoding NAD(P)H-dependent glycerol-3-phosphate dehydrogenase translates to MKIAVIGGGSWATAIVKILTENNDYVGWWMRNEEAVDHIKKFHHNPHYLSSVELMTEKIDVSTNLDHVISEADYVIFAVPSAFLKNALESLTIDLSTKTVFSAIKGIVPDENVIVGEFFHQKYNVPMENIGVITGPCHAEEVALERLSYLTIAGLDDEKVDTLARHMESDFIKTKKTDDIIGTEYAAVLKNIYALAAGICHGLGYGDNFQAVLVSNAIREMKKFIKAVYPLKRDINESAYLGDLLVTAYSQFSRNRMFGNMIGKGYTIRSAKLELNMVAEGYYAAALIHEVAKAKGVKMPIAHAVYKILYKDKNPKKTMSKLTDKLN